The genomic segment GCGCCGGGCGTGTGGCACCTGGTGTCGACGGTGTCGGCCCAGGTGCCCGCCGAGCTGCCCACATCGGCACTCCTGGATGCCGCCTTCCCGCCCGCCTCGGTCACCGGCACCCCCAAACATCGCGCCCGCCAACTGATTTCGCAGTGGGAATCGCATCGTCGCGGGATATATTGCGGCACAATCGGTTTGGCGTCACCCATCGCCGGATGTGAGCTCAACGTCGCGATCCGCACCGTGGAGTTCGACGACGCGGGCACCGCGGTGCTGGGCGTCGGCGGCGGGATCACCGCCGATTCCAACCCCGACGCCGAATGGCAGGAATGCCTGCACAAGGCGGCTCCCGTCGTCGGGGCGCCGTGCCCAGCCGCCGCGGCCGGCGTGGGTTAGTCCTCGCGGCGCGACCGCAGCACCTCGTCGTAGAGCTGTCGCGAGCGCACGGCCGGATGGGCCGCGGCCACCTCGTTACAGGCGTCCTTGACGCGAACCCCGTCGGCGACGAGCTCGCGCACCCGAGCCACCAGCGACGCCACGTCGGCGGGCGGCGTCGCGCCACCCAGCACGACGGTGATCTCACCGAGCACGCCGTCGGCCGCCCAGGCCGCCAGCTCCTCAAGCGATCCGCGCACCACTTCCTCGTGCACCTTGGTCAACTCCCGGCAGATCGCCGCGGGACGCGCACCGCCGAGCTGCTCGACGGCATCACTCAGACACGCCGCCAGCCGGCGCGGCGACTCGAAGAACACGCACGTGCGGCGCTCGTCGGCCAGCGAGGCCAGCCAGGTTTTGCGCGCCCCGCTCTTGCGCGGCGCGAAACCCTCGAAGCAGAACTTTTCCGCCGGCAGACCGGACACGGCCAGCGCCGTCGTCACCGCGGACGGCCCGGGCAAGCACGTCACTGCGACGCCGGCGTCGACACACGCCGCGACCATCCGGTAGCCGGGGTCGCTGATCAGCGGCATTCCGGCGTCGCTGACCACCAGCACCATCGCACCGGCCTTGATCTCGTCGACCAGCGCCGGCACCCGGGTGGCCTCGACCTGATCGAACATGCTGACCACCTTGCCGGTGATCGCGACGCCGAGCGCCTTGGCCAGCGTTCGCACCCGCCGGGTGTCCTCGGCCGCCACCACATCGGCCTCGCCGAGCGCCTTGATCAGCCGCGGCGAGGCATCCGACGGCTGGCCCAGCGGGGTCGCACCGAGCAACAGGCGACCGTGGGACATGACCGACAGCCTACGATCGACACCGATGCCTGCCCCGCCCAGCGAAGCCTCCGTGCCAACCGAAGAGCGCGCCGTGCCCGTCGTCAGCCCGGGGCCATTGATCCCGGTCGCCGATTTCGGGCCCGTCGACACCATCCGTGGCTGGGTGGTCACCGGCATCATCACCTTGCTGGCGGCCATCACCCGATTCGTCAACCTGGGCTCGCCGACCGATGCCGGCACCCCGATATTCGACGAGAAGCACTACGCGCCGCAGGCTTGGCAGGCGCTGCACAACCACGGCGTGGAGGACAACCCCGGGTTCGGCCTGGTGGTCCACCCGCCGGTCGGCAAACAAATGATCGCGATCGGCGAGGCGATCTTCGGCTACAACGGGGTGGGCTGGCGGTTCACCGGCGCACTGCTCGGCGTCGTCATGGTGCTGCTGGTGATGCGTATCGTGCGCAGGATCAGCCGCTCGACGCTGGTGGGCGCGATCGCCGGGATGCTGTGCATCTGCGACGGCGTCAGCTTCGTCGCCTCCCGCACCGCGCTGCTCGACGGCATCCTCGTCTTCTTCGTGGTCGCCGCGTTCGGCGCGCTGATCGTCGACCGCGACGAGGTGCGACGGCGAATGCACGTGGCGCTGCTGGAAGGCCGCAACACCGCAACCGAGTGGGGCCCGCGCCTCGGCGTGCGCTGGTGGCGGTTCCTGGCGGGCGTCATGCTCGGATTGGCTTGCGGGACAAAGTGGTCCGGCCTCTACTTCGTGGTGTTCTTCGGTTTGATGTCGCTGGCGTTCGACGTGGCGGCCCGCCGGCAGTATCAGGTGAACCGGCCCTGGCTGGGAACGCTGCGGCGCGACTTCGTCCCCACCGGATACGCGCTGGGGTTGGTCCCGATCGCGGTGTACCTGGCCAGCTATGCGCCGTGGTTCGCGTCCGAGACCGCGATCGAGCGGCACGAGGTGGGCCAGACGATCGGCCCGCACAGCGACTTCCCGTTCCCCGACGCCCTGCGCTCGCTGTGGCACTACAGCGCCAAGGCGCTGGAATTCCATGCGGGCCTGACGAATTCGGCGGGCAACTACCACCCGTGGGAATCCAAGCCGTGGAGCTGGCCGATGTCGTTGCGGCCGGTGCTGTACGCGATCGATCAGCAGAACGTCGGCGGCTGCGGCGCGCAGTCGTGCGTGAAGGCGGAGATGCTGGTCGGCACGCCCGCGATGTGGTGGCTGGCGGTGCCGGTGCTGCTCTATGCGTGCTGGCGCGCGTTCGTCCGGCGCGACTGGCGTTACGCCGTCGTCCTGGTCGGCTACTGCGCCGGGTGGCTGCCGTGGTTCGCCGACATCGACCGGCAGATGTACTTCTTCTACGCGGCGACCATGGCGCCGTTCCTGGTGATGGGCATCGCACTGATCTGCGGTGACATTCTCTATTCCCCGGGCCAGAGCGCGGAACGCCGGACGCTGGGCCTCATCGTGGTGTCCGGCTACGTCGCCCTGGTGGTGACCAACTTCGCCTGGCTGTTCCCGGTGCTCACCGGTATGCCCATTTCGCAACAGACCTGGGACATGGAGATCTGGCTGCCCAGCTGGCGCTAGCGGCTTTCTGCGTCGAGACTGCCGCTACGGCGGTGATTTCGCGTCATCCACAACGCTGGCGGCAATCTCGACGCGAAAACTAGAGGGCGTCGCGGGCGACCGGGCAGGACATGCACCGCGGACCACCGCGGCCGGTGCCCAATTCCGAGCCCGCGATCGTCAACACCTCGATGCCGGCGTCCTGCAGCCGGGTGTTGGTCTGCACGTTGCGCTCGTAGGCGACGACCACACCGGGCGCCAACGCCAGCGTGTTGTTGCCGTCGTCCCACTGCTCGCGTTCGGCGACGACGGGATCCAGGCCGGTGTCGATCACGCGCAGCTTGTCGATTCCCATCGCCCTGGCCGCCGCTTCCAGAAATGGCGTCTCGTCACCGATGTTCACGCCATCGCCCGCCGGCTGGATCGTGAATGCCGACAGCGTGTCGATGACGTTGGCGTACATGACCACCGTCTCGGTGTCGACCATCGTGCACACCGTGTCCAGGTGCATCTGCGCGCGCTGCTGCGCGATCGGCACGGCCAGCACGGTGTGCGCCAGGTCGTCGTCAAAGAGACTGCGCGCCAACGCTTCCACGCCGGCAGGGGTAGTCCGCTCCCCCACCCCGACCGCGACCACGCCCGGGGATAGCAACAGCACGTCGCCGCCCTCTACAGGTGCCGATCTCGACTCGTACGCCTTGCGCACCCCGGTGAATCGCGGGTGGTGGGCGTAGATCAGGTCGGTCAACGACGTCTCACGGATCCGCGCCCGCAGCGCCAGCGACGGGATCACCACCCGCGCGCCGATCCAGATCGACGAGTCCCGGGTGAACACCAGGTTCGGCAAGGGATCGATCACGAAATCCGCACCCTGATGCATGCGAAGCACCAGCGACACGTCGGTTCGGGTATCCGGCGGCAGCTCGTTGAACGTCATACCGGCCATCAGGATGTGCGCTAGCTTGGCCGGGTCCAGTCCACGCAGGTAGGCCGAAAGCTCTTGCGCCAGCGGCGCTCCCAGTCGGCGCGCATCCACGGCGGCGGCAACGCCCTGCATCCGGGCGGCGCCGCTGTGGTTGAGCGCCTCGGTCAGCAGGTCGGACAGCAGCAGCACTTCCACCCCGCGCGAACGCAGCAGCTCGGCGAACTGATCGTGTTCGTCCTGGGCACGGTCGACCCACGGCAATCCATCGAAGAGCAGCTGGTCGTTATTGCGCGGATTGAGTCGACGCAGCTCCGCGCCGGGACGATGCAGGATCGCCACCCGCAGCGCGCCTACCTCGGAATTCGTGCTGAGCTCGATAACACCCACAGCTAAACCGTAGCCGCGCGAAACAGGGTCGTCGCGTCACACCCGGGGCGCGCTGGTAGCCCGGCGAGTCCTGCTCAATCGAACGGATGTGCGATAGGCTGTGCGGCGTGGGGACCCAGATATCCGGGGTACAGGGCTCGCTGTTCGAGCACACCCAGCGACGACAACTCGGCGACGGTGCCTTCATCGAGATCCGCGCTGGCTGGCTCAGCGACGACCCGTCCGGTTCTCAAGACCTGCTCGACACGCTGTTGAACACCGTCGCGTGGCGAGCCGAACGCCGCCAGATGTACGACCGGGTGGTCGACGTGCCGCGACTGGTGAGCTTTCACGACCTGACCGTCGAGGACCCGCCGCACCCGCTGCTGGCGCGGCTGCGCCGCCGGCTCAACGACATCTACGCGGGCGAACTCGGCGAGCCCTTCACCACGATCGGACTGTGCTACTACCGCGACGGCTCCGACAGCGTCGCCTGGCACGGCGACACGATCGGTCGCAGCAGCACCGAGGACACCATGGTCGCGATCATCAGCCTCGGCGCCACGCGGACCTTCGCGATGCGCCCGCGCGGGGGCGGGCCGTCGCTGCGGCTGCCGCAAGCGCATGGCGATCTGCTGGTGATGGGCGGATCCTGCCAGCGCACCTGGGAGCACGCCGTACCGAAGACCGCGCTGCGCAAGGGCCCGCGCGTCAGCATTCAATTCCGGCCACGCGACGTGCGCTAGGACGTACGGATCGCGGCGACCGCCGTGACGAGCAGGTCGCGGGCGCGCTGCGTGTCGACCTTGGCGACGGGCTGGTCGGGCACGACGAGCGGGTTGGCGATCACGATCACCTGATAGTCACCGAATTGCGCGGAGTAGTCGTAGAGCTCGCCGGTGCGGGGACCGCCGGCGACCAGCGCCTGCAGGACGCGGTGCACGCCGAACGTGTGCGTCCCGTCGATGTTCGGCGCGTCGATGACCTCGAGCCCGCCGCGCACGCCGGTCCCGGCGAACGCGACCTTGGTGCAATCCTTGCCCGGGTCGTTGACGGGCAGCGGTTTGGAGGTTTCCACCGCGATCACGACATAACGGTTCCCGCTACCCTCGGCGGACACCGCGGCCATGTTGCCCTGCACGTCCGGCGGCATGTCGGGTCCGGCCGCCAACTTCGCGCAGTTGGCGGGGTCGAACTTCAGCCCCTCGGGCAACTTGCGGGCCGACAGCAGCTTGGGATCGATCGCCCGTTCCGAGATGTCGGTGACCTTGAACTCGGGCCCGAAGCTCGACTTCACACCGACGACCTTGGCGATGTCGGCATTGGTCGGGGGGGCATTCGATGAGCAACCGGCGAGCACGCACACCGCTGCGATCGCGCATACCAGCCTGGACACCGTGGCTAATCTACCCAAAGCCGGGCATTCAACCGCGCAACGTCGACACCGTTTTGACGAGCAGATCGGCGGCGAATTGCGGCGGCAACGCCGGCAACGCCGACCCCGGATCGGTGGTCACCGTGGTGAAGGCGTAGTAGCCGCCCAGGTAGGCGATGAATGTGTATGCCCGCGAATCGATTTCGGTGCCCGACTCAACAGCGGATTTGACGTCGACGATCATGCCGAGGGTTTGCGCGTCGTCGATGCGCGGCGGGTCGGTGAGCCGGACGCCGGCGGTGGTGCGCTCGGCCGTCATGGCCCACTGGCCGCAGGTGTCGACGACACTTCGGTCCAGGTCAACGTCTGGCAAAGCCACCACAGCCACGTTGATGACGCCGCCCGGACCTGAGGCGGACAGACCCTGCGCGGATCGGTCGTGCCCCTTGCCGGGATCGGCGAGGACGGCGCATGACGCGGGCCGAGACGTGGCGTTCGGGTCAAGACCCCAGACCAGCTGCGGCGAGGACGCGCTCGGAATGCCGGGCGTGGCCTCGTAATTGGGCGGGAGGTCGCGAATGACTCGCTTGATGTTGGCGGGGTTGACGGTGGTGGAGTGCGCCGACGGCGTAGGCGTGGCCGACGGCCGGTGTGTCGGCGCGTGGCTACATGCGGCCACCAGCACCGTGAGCACCGCACCAAACCAGAACGGCCGCATGCGAAGTTGATACCACGAGACGAGTAGCTTGACGCATGTGTGCACACGCGTCCTCTGGAACACCAACAAGCTGTCCGTTCTGACCGGCCGCAGCATGGACTGGCCAGAATCCACTGAGCCGATGATCGTGGCATTTCCGCGCGGACGCGAACGTGACGGCGGTGTGGCGGCCGGAAACACCGTCGTCGCACAGAATCCGCTGAAGTGGACCAGCCGTTACGGGAGCCTGGTCACCACCGTCTACGGCGTCGGCAGTTTCGACGGCGTCAACGAACGCGGCCTGGCCGTGCACGGGCTGTATCTGGAATCCACGGATCTGGGGCCGCGCGACCCGTCCAAGCCGGGATTGCACGTCGGACTGTGGACCCAGTATCTGCTCGACCAGGCCGCCACCGTTTCCGAGGCGCTGGTGTTGATGGACGGCATTCAGCTGGTGATGATCACCGCGCGCGGGTACGACGCCACCATCCACCTCGCGATCGAGGATGTGTCCGGCGATTCGGCCATCGTCGAGTTCGACCACGGTCGCATGGTCGTGCATCACGGTCGCGAGTACACCCTGATGACCAACGACCCAACTTATGACGAACAGCTGGAACTGCTTGCCAAGCAAGACTTTTCCAAGCCCGGCTGCGAGATGCCGCTGCCCGGTAACGTCAACGCGGTCGATCGGTTCCAGCGTGCGGCGTACTTTTTGGCACTGCTGCCCGAGCCGCGCGACACCCGGCAGGCAGTGGCCGGCGTGATGGCGATCATGCGCAACGTCTCGGTGCCGTTCGGCGCGCCCTACGAGGATTTCGGGATCTACAACACCGAATTCCGCACGGTCACCGACCTGACAAACCGGACTTACTTCTTCGAGCTGACGACCAGTCCGAACACGGTCTGGATCGAGCTGGACGGCCTCGATTTCACCGAGGGATCCGATCCGGTCGCGATCAACCCGTATGACGACGACCTGGTCGGTGACATCACGCCGAAGTTGACCGTCCACCAGCCGGTGTTCTGATTCAGCCCAGCGCCTCGATCACCTGCCGGGCGACGCGCTTGATCTCGTCGGCCAATTCACGCTTGATGCCCAAGTCGCGCCGCCGCGGCACGTCGATGACGGTGGTGATGACGCCGACATCTTCGCGTTGCCAGATCGCGCCGTGACGGTCCATGATCGCGCGCATCGGCAGATTGTCGGAAAGCATTCGCGCGGAGAACCTTTCGACCCCGTCAACCTTGGCGGCAATCGACAGCGCACCGATCAGGAAGCTCCCGATCCCCCGGCCCTGGTAGGCGTCGGCGACGGTGAACGCGATCTCGGCGACCGTCGGATCCTTTTCGTCGCGGACG from the Mycobacterium lentiflavum genome contains:
- the rsmI gene encoding 16S rRNA (cytidine(1402)-2'-O)-methyltransferase; protein product: MSHGRLLLGATPLGQPSDASPRLIKALGEADVVAAEDTRRVRTLAKALGVAITGKVVSMFDQVEATRVPALVDEIKAGAMVLVVSDAGMPLISDPGYRMVAACVDAGVAVTCLPGPSAVTTALAVSGLPAEKFCFEGFAPRKSGARKTWLASLADERRTCVFFESPRRLAACLSDAVEQLGGARPAAICRELTKVHEEVVRGSLEELAAWAADGVLGEITVVLGGATPPADVASLVARVRELVADGVRVKDACNEVAAAHPAVRSRQLYDEVLRSRRED
- a CDS encoding dolichyl-phosphate-mannose--protein mannosyltransferase, whose translation is MPAPPSEASVPTEERAVPVVSPGPLIPVADFGPVDTIRGWVVTGIITLLAAITRFVNLGSPTDAGTPIFDEKHYAPQAWQALHNHGVEDNPGFGLVVHPPVGKQMIAIGEAIFGYNGVGWRFTGALLGVVMVLLVMRIVRRISRSTLVGAIAGMLCICDGVSFVASRTALLDGILVFFVVAAFGALIVDRDEVRRRMHVALLEGRNTATEWGPRLGVRWWRFLAGVMLGLACGTKWSGLYFVVFFGLMSLAFDVAARRQYQVNRPWLGTLRRDFVPTGYALGLVPIAVYLASYAPWFASETAIERHEVGQTIGPHSDFPFPDALRSLWHYSAKALEFHAGLTNSAGNYHPWESKPWSWPMSLRPVLYAIDQQNVGGCGAQSCVKAEMLVGTPAMWWLAVPVLLYACWRAFVRRDWRYAVVLVGYCAGWLPWFADIDRQMYFFYAATMAPFLVMGIALICGDILYSPGQSAERRTLGLIVVSGYVALVVTNFAWLFPVLTGMPISQQTWDMEIWLPSWR
- the arcA gene encoding arginine deiminase codes for the protein MGVIELSTNSEVGALRVAILHRPGAELRRLNPRNNDQLLFDGLPWVDRAQDEHDQFAELLRSRGVEVLLLSDLLTEALNHSGAARMQGVAAAVDARRLGAPLAQELSAYLRGLDPAKLAHILMAGMTFNELPPDTRTDVSLVLRMHQGADFVIDPLPNLVFTRDSSIWIGARVVIPSLALRARIRETSLTDLIYAHHPRFTGVRKAYESRSAPVEGGDVLLLSPGVVAVGVGERTTPAGVEALARSLFDDDLAHTVLAVPIAQQRAQMHLDTVCTMVDTETVVMYANVIDTLSAFTIQPAGDGVNIGDETPFLEAAARAMGIDKLRVIDTGLDPVVAEREQWDDGNNTLALAPGVVVAYERNVQTNTRLQDAGIEVLTIAGSELGTGRGGPRCMSCPVARDAL
- a CDS encoding alpha-ketoglutarate-dependent dioxygenase AlkB, with the translated sequence MCDRLCGVGTQISGVQGSLFEHTQRRQLGDGAFIEIRAGWLSDDPSGSQDLLDTLLNTVAWRAERRQMYDRVVDVPRLVSFHDLTVEDPPHPLLARLRRRLNDIYAGELGEPFTTIGLCYYRDGSDSVAWHGDTIGRSSTEDTMVAIISLGATRTFAMRPRGGGPSLRLPQAHGDLLVMGGSCQRTWEHAVPKTALRKGPRVSIQFRPRDVR
- a CDS encoding DUF5642 family protein encodes the protein MSRLVCAIAAVCVLAGCSSNAPPTNADIAKVVGVKSSFGPEFKVTDISERAIDPKLLSARKLPEGLKFDPANCAKLAAGPDMPPDVQGNMAAVSAEGSGNRYVVIAVETSKPLPVNDPGKDCTKVAFAGTGVRGGLEVIDAPNIDGTHTFGVHRVLQALVAGGPRTGELYDYSAQFGDYQVIVIANPLVVPDQPVAKVDTQRARDLLVTAVAAIRTS
- a CDS encoding DUF5642 family protein; this encodes MRPFWFGAVLTVLVAACSHAPTHRPSATPTPSAHSTTVNPANIKRVIRDLPPNYEATPGIPSASSPQLVWGLDPNATSRPASCAVLADPGKGHDRSAQGLSASGPGGVINVAVVALPDVDLDRSVVDTCGQWAMTAERTTAGVRLTDPPRIDDAQTLGMIVDVKSAVESGTEIDSRAYTFIAYLGGYYAFTTVTTDPGSALPALPPQFAADLLVKTVSTLRG
- a CDS encoding linear amide C-N hydrolase codes for the protein MCTRVLWNTNKLSVLTGRSMDWPESTEPMIVAFPRGRERDGGVAAGNTVVAQNPLKWTSRYGSLVTTVYGVGSFDGVNERGLAVHGLYLESTDLGPRDPSKPGLHVGLWTQYLLDQAATVSEALVLMDGIQLVMITARGYDATIHLAIEDVSGDSAIVEFDHGRMVVHHGREYTLMTNDPTYDEQLELLAKQDFSKPGCEMPLPGNVNAVDRFQRAAYFLALLPEPRDTRQAVAGVMAIMRNVSVPFGAPYEDFGIYNTEFRTVTDLTNRTYFFELTTSPNTVWIELDGLDFTEGSDPVAINPYDDDLVGDITPKLTVHQPVF